Proteins found in one Azospirillum thermophilum genomic segment:
- a CDS encoding ATP-binding protein, giving the protein MADPGTELDERRDRQGRPPSPAPPSRTTADRDGRLTAILQTISRQVLNRVGDSYFRTLVQQLCETLEVDAALVGRLTCPDEVETIALYADGGWGGPLRYPLAGTPCADAMDSAVCVHCSGVWARYPDDRLLQDMGMEGYSGTRLLDSAGRPLGIIVVLSRRPLADPDLVQTVVGVFAERAAAELERRAMEAALRESELRLRTLVDHMPCGLLITDRRGRVTYSNALADGRIDPDCGPLTADVLALESAVSCSLPERDGAGGGRALSIVKFPIPDGGGHIAEVATLSTDITDPVEARRLIEQREKALRRNQAAMLELVRRTLLSEEASADVLGLIAGKARDTLGVERVGIWRFDPRRKGLVKVADSAGLGGRDHLLADCHYPAYFDSLLRDRILSSSDTSRDGRLAGMWEAHLLPNGTTSLLDVCIQSPAGVEGIVCFDWRGPPREWTLEDVGFATSVADLIAVVFARRAREQALEALSRSEQRYRALYESVEETVRQRTRELEEAMASLRAAQEELVRSEKLASLGGIVASVTHEIATPIGSSLTVASTLEAKVGRFAAAVQSGTLKRSTITAFTDDLAEAARLMVRSLGQAADLIGTFKRVAVDQTSDRRRRFDLRTVTAEVLATLRPTFRQIDLAVDLAIPEGLEVDGYPGAWGQVLANLVSNAVTHGFRERGGGTVRIAARPVEDERLEVTVADDGAGMAPDVLRRAFEPFFTTGLSSGGSGLGLHIVYGTVVRVLGGRIRVDSAPGAGTCFVIVLPLTAPEPQPSPVQETSA; this is encoded by the coding sequence ATGGCCGATCCGGGCACAGAGCTGGACGAGCGAAGAGACCGGCAGGGCCGCCCGCCGTCTCCGGCCCCGCCGTCCCGGACGACCGCCGACCGCGACGGGCGGCTGACCGCCATCCTGCAGACCATCTCCCGGCAGGTGTTGAACCGGGTCGGCGACTCCTACTTCCGGACCCTCGTTCAGCAGCTCTGCGAAACGCTGGAGGTCGACGCGGCGCTGGTCGGCCGGCTGACCTGCCCCGACGAGGTGGAGACCATCGCGCTCTATGCCGACGGCGGCTGGGGCGGGCCGCTCCGCTACCCGCTGGCCGGCACGCCCTGTGCCGACGCCATGGACAGCGCCGTCTGCGTCCACTGTTCCGGCGTGTGGGCGCGCTACCCCGACGACCGGCTGCTGCAGGACATGGGGATGGAGGGCTATTCGGGAACCCGGCTGCTCGACTCCGCCGGACGGCCGCTGGGGATCATCGTCGTGCTGTCGCGCCGGCCGCTGGCCGATCCCGATCTGGTGCAGACCGTGGTCGGCGTCTTCGCCGAGCGCGCCGCGGCGGAGCTGGAGCGCCGCGCCATGGAGGCGGCGCTGCGGGAGAGCGAGCTGCGCCTGCGCACGCTGGTCGACCACATGCCCTGCGGCCTGCTGATCACCGACCGCCGGGGCCGGGTCACCTACAGCAACGCGCTGGCCGACGGCCGCATCGACCCGGACTGCGGGCCGCTCACCGCCGACGTGCTGGCCCTGGAATCCGCGGTGTCCTGCAGCCTGCCGGAGCGCGACGGGGCCGGCGGCGGCCGGGCGCTCTCCATCGTCAAGTTCCCGATCCCCGACGGCGGCGGCCACATCGCCGAGGTCGCCACCCTCTCGACCGACATCACCGACCCGGTCGAGGCGCGCCGCCTGATCGAACAGCGGGAGAAGGCGCTGCGCCGCAACCAGGCGGCCATGCTGGAGCTGGTCCGCCGGACCCTGCTGAGCGAGGAGGCCTCCGCCGACGTCCTCGGCCTGATCGCCGGCAAGGCGCGCGATACGCTGGGCGTCGAGCGGGTCGGCATCTGGCGCTTCGACCCCCGGCGCAAGGGGCTGGTGAAGGTGGCCGATTCCGCCGGTCTCGGTGGACGGGACCACCTGCTGGCCGATTGCCATTACCCCGCCTACTTCGACAGCCTGCTGCGCGACCGCATCCTCAGCTCGTCCGACACCAGCCGCGACGGGCGTCTGGCCGGCATGTGGGAAGCCCATCTGCTGCCGAACGGCACCACCTCGCTGCTGGACGTCTGCATCCAGTCGCCGGCCGGGGTGGAGGGGATCGTCTGCTTCGACTGGCGCGGCCCGCCGCGGGAGTGGACGCTGGAGGACGTCGGCTTCGCCACCTCCGTCGCCGACCTCATCGCCGTCGTCTTCGCCCGCCGCGCCCGGGAGCAGGCGCTGGAGGCGCTGTCCCGCTCGGAGCAGCGCTACCGCGCCCTCTATGAATCGGTGGAGGAGACGGTCCGCCAGCGCACGCGGGAGCTGGAGGAGGCCATGGCCTCCCTGCGCGCCGCGCAGGAGGAGCTGGTGCGGTCGGAGAAGCTGGCCTCGCTCGGCGGCATCGTCGCCTCGGTGACGCACGAGATCGCCACCCCGATCGGCAGCAGCCTGACCGTCGCCAGCACGCTGGAGGCGAAGGTCGGGCGCTTCGCCGCCGCGGTGCAGTCCGGCACGCTGAAGCGGTCCACCATCACCGCCTTCACCGACGATCTGGCCGAGGCCGCCCGGCTGATGGTCCGCAGCCTGGGGCAGGCCGCCGACCTGATCGGGACCTTCAAGCGCGTCGCGGTCGACCAGACCAGCGACCGCCGCCGCCGCTTCGACCTGCGCACCGTGACGGCGGAGGTGCTGGCGACGCTGCGCCCCACCTTCCGCCAGATCGACCTGGCGGTCGACCTCGCCATCCCCGAGGGGCTGGAGGTCGACGGCTACCCCGGCGCCTGGGGGCAGGTGCTCGCCAACCTCGTCTCCAACGCCGTGACCCACGGCTTCAGGGAGCGCGGCGGCGGGACCGTGCGCATCGCCGCCCGGCCGGTCGAGGACGAGCGGCTGGAGGTCACCGTGGCCGACGACGGCGCCGGCATGGCGCCCGACGTCCTGCGCCGGGCCTTCGAGCCCTTCTTCACCACCGGCCTGTCGTCCGGCGGCAGCGGGCTCGGCCTGCACATCGTCTACGGCACCGTGGTCCGCGTGCTGGGTGGTCGCATCCGCGTCGACAGCGCCCCGGGCGCCGGCACCTGCTTCGTCATCGTCCTGCCGCTCACCGCGCCCGAGCCGCAGCCCTCGCCCGTTCAGGAGACCAGCGCATGA
- a CDS encoding GntR family transcriptional regulator, which translates to MVPGAGIPADGQPAADLAAASIRTDILEGRLAPGQQLVEVELVERLGISRNTLREAFRQLCREGLAVHHRHRGVSVRTVTAADVAEIFTIRRTLELQALGSANPYVPPDLLTAMDGVVTACGEAAARGDWRGVGTASLRFHGLIVRLIGSPQIDVFFQTILAQLRLTFAIHPDEEAFQRPWVAEDRGLLTLLEHGEQAAAHDTLALYLDESERRLLRLFRPSAAFPGDDRR; encoded by the coding sequence ATGGTTCCAGGCGCCGGCATTCCGGCCGACGGGCAGCCCGCCGCCGATCTGGCAGCCGCCTCGATCCGCACGGATATCCTGGAGGGACGCCTGGCGCCCGGCCAGCAGCTCGTCGAGGTGGAGCTGGTGGAGCGGCTGGGCATCTCGCGCAACACGCTGCGGGAGGCCTTCCGCCAGCTCTGCCGCGAGGGGCTGGCGGTGCATCACCGCCACCGCGGCGTCTCCGTGCGCACCGTCACCGCGGCCGACGTCGCGGAGATCTTCACCATCCGCCGGACGCTGGAACTCCAGGCGCTCGGCTCCGCCAACCCCTATGTCCCGCCGGATCTGCTGACGGCGATGGACGGGGTGGTGACGGCGTGCGGCGAGGCCGCGGCGCGCGGCGACTGGCGCGGGGTCGGAACCGCCAGCCTGCGCTTTCACGGGCTGATCGTCCGGCTGATCGGCAGCCCGCAGATCGACGTCTTCTTCCAGACCATCCTGGCGCAACTGCGCCTGACCTTCGCCATCCATCCGGACGAGGAGGCCTTCCAGCGCCCCTGGGTGGCGGAGGACCGCGGCCTGCTGACCCTGCTGGAGCATGGCGAGCAGGCGGCGGCGCACGACACGCTCGCCCTCTACCTCGACGAATCCGAGCGCCGCCTGCTGCGGCTGTTCCGACCTTCCGCCGCATTTCCCGGAGACGACCGACGATGA
- a CDS encoding urea carboxylase-associated family protein, whose amino-acid sequence MKSYPAAYQSSKGSALEVDRPFYGRVAEETAGRELVDSFVIPIRSGRAWTVPAGHVFRIVAVEGPQVGDFNLWNLHNPRERFWASRTRQLQQAHVSSFDRLWSCLPFLRPMVTITNDSLAGYGIDEHGGRVHDLLGTRCDPYVNRMLTGEDFHFHCHSNLVRAVAPYGLTEFDVHDVLNVFQVTGLNAEDKYFMKACPAEKGDFLEFFAEIDLLCALSTCPGGDLSLPMWGPEARDPLEVCRPLGVEVYRLDPALLEGWRSPPVAAYRGQHGLRLETPAWEKSRG is encoded by the coding sequence ATGAAGAGCTATCCCGCCGCCTACCAGTCCAGCAAGGGCTCCGCCCTGGAGGTGGACCGTCCCTTCTACGGCCGCGTCGCGGAAGAGACCGCGGGGCGCGAGCTGGTGGACAGCTTCGTGATCCCCATCCGCTCCGGCCGGGCCTGGACGGTGCCGGCGGGCCATGTCTTCCGCATCGTGGCGGTGGAGGGGCCGCAGGTCGGCGACTTCAACCTGTGGAACCTGCACAACCCGCGCGAACGCTTCTGGGCGTCGCGGACGCGGCAGCTCCAGCAGGCGCATGTCAGCAGCTTCGACCGGCTGTGGTCCTGCCTGCCTTTCCTGCGGCCGATGGTGACGATCACCAACGACAGCCTGGCCGGCTACGGCATCGACGAGCATGGCGGGCGCGTCCACGACCTGCTGGGCACGCGCTGCGATCCCTACGTCAACCGCATGCTGACGGGCGAGGATTTCCACTTCCACTGCCATTCCAACCTCGTCCGCGCCGTGGCGCCCTACGGGCTGACCGAGTTCGACGTGCATGACGTGCTGAACGTCTTCCAGGTCACCGGGCTGAACGCCGAGGACAAGTATTTCATGAAGGCCTGCCCGGCGGAGAAGGGCGACTTCCTGGAGTTCTTCGCCGAGATCGACCTGCTCTGCGCGCTGTCCACCTGCCCGGGCGGCGACCTCAGCCTGCCGATGTGGGGGCCGGAGGCGCGCGATCCGCTGGAGGTCTGCCGCCCGCTGGGGGTGGAGGTCTACCGGCTCGACCCCGCCCTGCTGGAGGGCTGGCGGTCGCCGCCGGTCGCCGCCTATCGCGGGCAGCACGGCCTGCGGCTGGAGACGCCGGCCTGGGAGAAGTCCCGGGGCTGA
- the chrA gene encoding chromate efflux transporter — translation MSTHAPSPGTGPGPVPATGAAAALRHPSLGEALRVWARVAALSFGGPAGQIAVMHRIVVEEKRWIGETRFLHALNYCMLLPGPEAQQLAVYIGWLMHRTAGGLIAGTLFVLPGLLSIMALSWIYALYGRVPVVEGLFFGLKAAVLAVVLEAVVRVGRRALRNGTMLALAALAFIGLFLFDAPFPGIIAAAGLIGWIGGRRGLPAFRTGGGHAGFARQLADSESLLGEETPDHARPSLGWSLKVSAVCLVLWLAPIALLLAVFGPADVYSRVALFFSKMAVVTFGGAYAVLAYVAQQAVETYGWLRPGEMMDGLGMAETTPGPLIMVVQFVGFMAGFREPGSLPPLLAGTLAGLLTTWVTFVPCFLWIFLGAPFVEALRGNRALGGALSAITAAVVGVILNLAVWFGLHVLFHDRQTVALGWLRVDLPVLSSVDPAALLLTAAALLAVFRFRLGILVTLAGCSAAGLLLRLIG, via the coding sequence ATGTCGACCCACGCCCCCTCCCCCGGCACCGGGCCCGGCCCCGTCCCGGCCACCGGCGCCGCCGCCGCGCTGCGCCATCCCAGCCTGGGCGAGGCGCTGCGCGTCTGGGCCCGGGTGGCCGCCCTCAGCTTCGGCGGGCCCGCCGGGCAGATCGCGGTCATGCACCGCATCGTGGTGGAGGAGAAGCGCTGGATCGGCGAGACCCGCTTCCTCCACGCGCTCAACTACTGCATGCTCCTGCCGGGGCCGGAGGCGCAGCAGCTCGCCGTCTATATCGGCTGGCTGATGCACCGCACCGCCGGCGGGCTGATCGCCGGCACGCTGTTCGTCCTGCCCGGCCTGCTGTCGATCATGGCGCTGAGCTGGATTTACGCGCTCTACGGCCGCGTCCCGGTGGTGGAGGGGCTGTTCTTCGGCCTCAAGGCCGCCGTGCTGGCCGTCGTGCTGGAGGCGGTGGTGCGCGTCGGCCGGCGGGCGCTGAGGAACGGCACCATGCTCGCCCTCGCCGCCCTGGCCTTCATCGGCCTCTTCCTGTTCGACGCCCCCTTTCCCGGCATCATCGCGGCGGCCGGGCTGATCGGCTGGATCGGCGGCCGGCGCGGGCTGCCCGCCTTCCGCACCGGCGGCGGCCATGCCGGCTTCGCCCGCCAGCTCGCCGATTCCGAATCCCTCCTGGGGGAGGAGACGCCGGACCACGCCCGCCCCAGCCTCGGCTGGTCGCTGAAGGTCTCGGCCGTCTGCCTCGTCCTCTGGCTGGCGCCGATCGCGCTGCTGCTGGCCGTCTTCGGGCCGGCGGACGTCTACAGCCGGGTGGCGCTGTTCTTCTCCAAGATGGCGGTGGTCACCTTCGGCGGCGCCTATGCCGTGCTCGCCTATGTGGCGCAGCAGGCGGTGGAGACCTACGGCTGGCTGCGGCCGGGCGAGATGATGGACGGGCTGGGCATGGCGGAGACGACGCCCGGCCCGCTGATCATGGTCGTGCAGTTCGTGGGCTTCATGGCGGGCTTCCGCGAGCCCGGCTCCCTCCCGCCGCTGCTGGCCGGAACGCTGGCCGGGCTGCTGACCACCTGGGTGACCTTCGTCCCCTGCTTCCTGTGGATCTTCCTCGGCGCCCCCTTCGTCGAGGCGCTGCGCGGCAACCGGGCGCTCGGCGGCGCGCTGTCGGCGATCACCGCCGCGGTGGTCGGCGTGATCCTGAACCTCGCCGTCTGGTTCGGGCTGCATGTGCTGTTCCACGACCGGCAGACGGTCGCGCTCGGCTGGCTGCGCGTCGACCTGCCGGTGCTCTCCTCGGTCGATCCGGCGGCCCTGCTGCTGACGGCCGCCGCCCTGCTGGCGGTCTTCCGCTTCCGGCTGGGCATCCTGGTGACGCTGGCCGGCTGCTCGGCGGCCGGGCTGCTGCTGCGCCTGATCGGCTGA
- a CDS encoding L-lactate permease, which translates to MWSQVYNPFGSAILSTLFAALPVLALLGLIAFARMQAHLAAMLTLVAALAIAILVFTMPAGMALEAALLGGLTGLFPIGWIVLNVIFLYRLTVENGSFKVLQDSIAGITPDRRLQLLLVAFAFGAFFEGAAGFGTPVAVTGAILIGLGFSPLAASGLSLIANTAPVAYGALGTPIVTLGAVTGLDPFELGAMAGRQLPFFSVLVPFWLIAAFAGLRGMLQIWPAILVCGVTFAVPQFLVSNYHGPWLVDVVAALVSMGCLVAFLKVWQPRTLWASPALRGDDPSAGAVLPQARSLGAAARPPAYGHPHGSGEVMRAWTPWIILCVFVFIWGTQTFKDLVNPLFFPKFPIEGLHNLVQKVPPVVAKPTPEAAVFNFNILTMTGTGIFLAAVVSGFVMGYSPARLIAAYGRTLWVVRYSLITIAAMLALGTLTRYSGVDATLGLAFAGTGLLFPFFSALLGWLGVALTGSDTASNVLFGGLQRITAEQLGLSPVLMAATNSTGGVMGKMIDAQSIVVASTATGWFGHEGTILRYVFWHSIVLACLVGGLVMLQAYVWPFTAMVVGG; encoded by the coding sequence ATGTGGAGTCAAGTCTACAACCCCTTCGGCAGCGCGATCCTCTCCACCCTGTTCGCCGCCCTTCCGGTGCTGGCGCTCCTGGGGCTGATCGCGTTCGCCCGGATGCAGGCCCATCTCGCCGCCATGCTGACGCTGGTGGCGGCGCTGGCCATCGCCATCCTGGTCTTCACCATGCCGGCCGGAATGGCGCTGGAGGCGGCGCTGCTCGGCGGGCTGACCGGCCTGTTCCCGATCGGCTGGATCGTACTGAACGTCATCTTCCTCTACCGGCTGACGGTCGAGAACGGGTCCTTCAAGGTCCTGCAGGACTCCATCGCCGGCATCACGCCGGACCGGCGCCTGCAGCTTCTCCTCGTGGCCTTCGCCTTCGGCGCCTTCTTCGAAGGGGCGGCCGGCTTCGGCACGCCGGTGGCGGTGACCGGCGCCATCCTGATCGGGCTGGGCTTCTCGCCGCTCGCCGCCTCCGGCCTGTCGCTGATCGCCAACACGGCGCCCGTCGCCTACGGCGCGCTCGGCACGCCCATCGTCACGCTGGGGGCGGTGACCGGGCTCGACCCCTTCGAGCTGGGGGCGATGGCGGGGCGCCAGCTTCCCTTCTTCTCGGTGCTGGTGCCCTTCTGGCTGATCGCCGCCTTCGCCGGCTTGCGCGGCATGCTGCAGATCTGGCCGGCCATCCTGGTCTGCGGCGTGACCTTCGCGGTGCCGCAGTTCCTGGTGTCGAACTATCACGGGCCGTGGCTGGTCGACGTGGTGGCGGCGCTGGTCTCCATGGGCTGCCTCGTCGCCTTCCTCAAGGTCTGGCAGCCGCGGACCCTGTGGGCCAGCCCGGCCCTGCGCGGCGACGACCCGTCGGCCGGGGCGGTGCTGCCGCAGGCGCGCTCGCTGGGGGCGGCGGCGCGGCCGCCCGCCTACGGCCATCCCCACGGCAGCGGCGAGGTGATGCGGGCCTGGACGCCCTGGATCATCCTGTGCGTCTTCGTCTTCATCTGGGGCACCCAGACCTTCAAGGATCTGGTGAACCCGCTGTTCTTCCCGAAATTCCCCATCGAGGGTCTGCACAACCTCGTCCAGAAGGTGCCGCCGGTGGTCGCCAAGCCGACGCCGGAGGCCGCGGTCTTCAACTTCAACATCCTGACCATGACCGGCACCGGCATCTTCCTGGCGGCGGTGGTCAGCGGCTTCGTCATGGGCTACTCGCCGGCCCGGCTGATCGCCGCCTACGGCCGGACGCTGTGGGTGGTGCGCTATTCGCTGATCACCATCGCGGCGATGCTGGCGCTCGGCACCCTGACCCGCTATTCGGGGGTGGACGCCACGCTGGGGCTCGCCTTCGCCGGGACCGGGCTGCTGTTCCCCTTCTTCTCGGCCCTGCTCGGCTGGCTGGGCGTGGCGCTGACCGGCTCGGACACCGCCTCCAACGTTCTGTTCGGCGGGCTGCAGCGCATCACGGCGGAGCAGCTCGGCCTGTCGCCGGTGCTGATGGCGGCGACCAACTCCACCGGCGGCGTCATGGGCAAGATGATCGATGCCCAGTCGATCGTCGTCGCCTCCACCGCCACCGGCTGGTTCGGCCATGAGGGCACCATCCTGCGCTATGTGTTCTGGCACTCGATCGTGCTGGCCTGCCTGGTCGGCGGGCTGGTGATGCTGCAGGCCTATGTCTGGCCCTTCACCGCCATGGTGGTCGGCGGCTGA
- a CDS encoding DUF6803 family protein, with protein MNMTHYMELLAVNQPWNLLLFMAVPVILAETVAITELYLLYTRNYASPVRTVNRAAGIAGGVYFTGVFLYLMTTAVIPLTGSGGWRGPADVLAVGFYLAGIVPLLGIALVDLGLVAKDRDEHGRMAVHAGLVALFLVVAHVAMIFGMMDPTLLTGAAAGGHGMH; from the coding sequence ATGAACATGACCCACTACATGGAACTGCTGGCCGTCAACCAGCCCTGGAACCTGCTGCTGTTCATGGCGGTTCCCGTCATCCTGGCCGAAACGGTGGCCATCACGGAACTGTACCTGCTCTACACCCGCAACTACGCCAGCCCGGTGCGGACGGTGAACCGCGCGGCGGGCATCGCCGGCGGGGTCTACTTCACCGGCGTCTTCCTCTATCTGATGACGACGGCGGTGATCCCGCTGACCGGCTCGGGCGGCTGGCGCGGGCCGGCGGACGTGCTCGCCGTCGGGTTCTATCTGGCCGGCATCGTGCCGCTGCTGGGCATCGCGCTGGTCGACCTCGGCCTCGTCGCGAAGGACCGCGACGAGCATGGCCGCATGGCGGTCCATGCCGGGCTGGTCGCGCTGTTCCTCGTGGTGGCCCACGTCGCCATGATCTTCGGCATGATGGACCCGACGCTGCTGACCGGCGCCGCGGCCGGCGGCCACGGCATGCACTGA
- a CDS encoding acetyl-CoA C-acyltransferase family protein, which produces MQRDIVVVGTARTAIGTFGGSLKDVPLTRLATIAVKAALDRSGAAPDAIGHVVMGNVIPTDTNDAYLSRVAAIDSGIPKEVPALTVNRLCGSGLQAIVSAAQSIALGDCDLAIGGGAESMSRGPYFASGTRWGSRMGDSVLTDYMLGILHDPWQKIHMGITAENVAERFGITREMQDALALESQTRAARAIAEGRFKDQIVPVEIASRKGTIVFDTDEHVRGDTTADTLGRMKPAFKKDGTVTAGNASGINDGAAAVVIAEAGRAAALGLKPLARLVGYAHAGVEPNQMGIGPIPATRKVLERTGLRVDDLDVIESNEAFAAQACAVSRELGFDPARVNPNGSGISLGHPVGATGAIITVKAIHELHRTGGRRALVTMCIGGGQGIAAVFERV; this is translated from the coding sequence ATGCAACGCGACATCGTCGTCGTCGGCACGGCGCGCACCGCCATCGGCACCTTCGGCGGCAGCCTGAAGGACGTCCCGCTGACCCGCCTCGCCACCATCGCCGTCAAGGCGGCGCTGGACCGGTCGGGGGCGGCCCCCGACGCCATCGGCCATGTGGTGATGGGCAACGTCATTCCGACCGACACCAACGACGCCTATCTCAGCCGCGTCGCCGCCATCGATTCCGGCATCCCGAAGGAGGTCCCGGCCCTCACCGTCAACCGGCTGTGCGGTTCGGGCCTGCAGGCCATCGTCTCGGCCGCCCAGTCCATCGCGCTCGGCGACTGCGACCTCGCCATCGGCGGCGGGGCGGAATCGATGAGCCGCGGCCCCTATTTCGCCAGCGGCACCCGCTGGGGCAGCCGCATGGGCGACAGCGTGCTGACCGACTACATGCTGGGGATCCTGCACGACCCCTGGCAGAAGATCCACATGGGCATCACCGCGGAGAACGTGGCGGAGCGGTTCGGCATCACCCGCGAGATGCAGGACGCGCTGGCCCTGGAGAGCCAGACCCGCGCCGCCCGCGCCATCGCCGAGGGGCGCTTCAAGGACCAGATCGTCCCGGTGGAGATCGCCAGCCGCAAGGGCACCATCGTCTTCGACACCGACGAGCATGTGCGCGGCGACACGACGGCCGACACCCTCGGCAGGATGAAGCCGGCCTTCAAGAAGGACGGCACGGTGACCGCCGGCAACGCCTCGGGCATCAACGACGGCGCCGCCGCCGTGGTGATCGCCGAGGCCGGCCGCGCCGCCGCGCTCGGCCTGAAGCCGCTCGCCCGGCTGGTCGGCTACGCCCATGCCGGCGTCGAGCCCAACCAGATGGGCATCGGCCCGATCCCGGCGACCCGCAAGGTGCTGGAGCGCACCGGCCTGCGCGTCGACGACCTCGACGTCATCGAATCGAACGAGGCCTTCGCCGCACAGGCCTGCGCCGTCTCGCGCGAGCTTGGGTTCGATCCGGCCAGGGTGAACCCGAACGGGTCCGGCATCTCGCTCGGCCATCCGGTGGGGGCGACCGGCGCCATCATCACCGTGAAGGCGATCCACGAGCTGCACCGCACCGGCGGGCGCCGTGCCCTGGTCACCATGTGCATCGGCGGCGGCCAGGGAATCGCCGCGGTGTTCGAGCGGGTGTGA
- a CDS encoding enoyl-CoA hydratase/isomerase family protein: protein MTDTPADAPVLLSREGAVSWIRFNRPALLNALNEESADALRDACRAVAQDPAARVLVISGTGRGFMAGGDLGRFNADPAAAPQVAAAIIGSLHEALRILDALEIPVVASVHGPVAGAGMSLACATDLCIAADDAKFTLAYARIGATPDGSGTYTLPRLVGLRRAMELALLADTLDAPEALRIGLVNRIVPAETLEAETRRLAERLAAGPTRAYAGIRRLMRRSWTATLDEQLDAERDRFVATAGTADFREGVGAFLAKRRPDFTGS from the coding sequence ATGACCGACACTCCAGCCGACGCCCCCGTCCTGCTGAGCCGGGAGGGGGCGGTCTCCTGGATCCGCTTCAACCGGCCGGCCCTGTTGAACGCGCTGAACGAGGAAAGCGCCGACGCGCTGCGCGACGCCTGCCGGGCGGTGGCGCAGGACCCGGCGGCCCGCGTGCTGGTGATCTCCGGCACCGGCCGCGGCTTCATGGCCGGCGGCGACCTCGGCCGCTTCAATGCCGACCCGGCGGCGGCCCCGCAGGTGGCGGCGGCGATCATCGGCTCGCTGCACGAGGCGCTGCGCATCCTCGACGCCCTGGAGATCCCGGTGGTCGCCTCGGTCCATGGCCCGGTGGCCGGGGCGGGGATGAGCCTCGCCTGCGCCACCGACCTGTGCATCGCGGCGGACGACGCCAAGTTCACCCTGGCCTATGCGCGCATCGGCGCCACGCCGGACGGCTCCGGCACCTACACCCTGCCGCGGCTGGTCGGGCTGCGCCGGGCGATGGAGCTGGCGCTGCTCGCCGACACGCTCGACGCGCCGGAGGCGCTGCGCATCGGCCTCGTCAACCGCATCGTCCCCGCCGAGACGCTGGAGGCGGAGACGCGCCGCCTGGCGGAGCGGCTGGCCGCCGGGCCGACCCGCGCCTATGCCGGCATCCGCCGGCTGATGCGCCGGTCCTGGACGGCGACGCTGGACGAGCAGCTCGACGCCGAGCGCGACCGCTTCGTCGCCACCGCCGGCACCGCCGACTTCCGCGAGGGCGTCGGCGCCTTCCTCGCCAAGCGCAGGCCGGACTTCACCGGCAGCTGA
- a CDS encoding LysR family transcriptional regulator — translation MNTEALAAVAGTDRIALLESFVRIVEAGNLSAAALQVGSTQPTMSRRLQTLERLLGVRLLQRSTHAVTLTDDGRRCYERAKELIADWHSFESELRGAGDEPAGRLRVVAPHAFGQHQLVGPLVDYLKRHPRLTVEWLLHDRVPDFTAEGIDCAIKVGEVDDPSVVALRLGAVHRIAIAAPELIGSGPPPSRPEELERLPWLALQTFYRTEVVLTHETTGEEVRLPIRPRLSTDGLYAVRRAALLGLGAAVVSSWAVDEDIAAGTLLHLAPQWQAAPLPVHLVFPPARFYPARLRRFIDVMRAALPQAVGHPRG, via the coding sequence ATGAACACAGAGGCCCTGGCCGCGGTCGCCGGCACCGACCGCATCGCGCTCCTGGAGAGCTTCGTCCGCATCGTCGAGGCGGGGAACCTCTCCGCCGCCGCCCTGCAGGTGGGCAGCACCCAGCCCACCATGAGCCGCCGCCTGCAGACGCTGGAGCGGCTCCTGGGCGTCCGGCTGCTGCAGCGCTCCACCCATGCCGTGACGCTCACCGACGACGGCCGGCGCTGCTACGAGCGCGCCAAGGAGCTGATCGCCGACTGGCACAGCTTCGAGAGCGAGCTGCGGGGGGCGGGGGACGAGCCGGCCGGCCGGCTGCGCGTCGTGGCGCCCCATGCCTTCGGCCAGCACCAGCTCGTCGGCCCGCTGGTGGACTACCTGAAGCGGCATCCCCGCCTGACGGTGGAGTGGCTGCTGCACGACCGCGTGCCCGACTTCACCGCCGAGGGGATCGACTGCGCCATCAAGGTGGGGGAGGTGGACGACCCCTCCGTGGTGGCGCTCCGTCTGGGGGCGGTGCATCGCATCGCCATCGCCGCGCCGGAGCTGATCGGCAGCGGCCCGCCGCCGTCCCGGCCGGAGGAGCTGGAGCGGCTTCCCTGGCTCGCCCTGCAGACCTTCTACCGCACCGAAGTGGTGCTGACCCACGAGACGACCGGCGAGGAGGTGCGCCTTCCCATCCGGCCGCGGCTGTCCACCGACGGGCTGTACGCCGTCCGCCGGGCGGCGCTGCTCGGGCTGGGGGCCGCGGTCGTCTCGTCCTGGGCGGTCGACGAGGACATCGCCGCCGGGACCCTCCTCCACCTCGCCCCGCAATGGCAGGCGGCACCGCTGCCCGTCCACCTCGTCTTCCCGCCGGCCCGCTTCTATCCGGCACGGCTGCGCCGCTTCATCGACGTCATGCGCGCCGCCCTGCCGCAAGCGGTCGGGCACCCGCGCGGTTGA